Proteins co-encoded in one Streptomyces sp. NBC_01283 genomic window:
- a CDS encoding serine hydrolase domain-containing protein produces the protein MLVPSSPQGRLPLVALLAAAACITGLVQAPAQAADASADDNRSGSLRRQLQELTTAPGGPPGAIAVLKRGSRTEVYRAGVAKFGTDRPIKATDHMRIASTAKAYSGAVALKLVDCGKLRLNDTIGKVLPRLPRAWHRVTLRQLLQHTSGLPDFSMDPEFLELVTEDPRRHFDSRRLLDFVAGEPLAFRPGSRYTYSNSDNIAVALMAEAVTDRPYEDLLAELVYRPLGLRSTSLPQGYRMPKPYMHGYDVTPPNPPEDLSEVLSASGVWASGGIISTPKDMTAFIRGYAGGKLISDRTRHQQRNWVNGASEPAGPGTNKAGLAIFRYATRCGVVYGHTGNFPGYTQLIAATPDGKRSLTVSLTTQVNKKNKPKLLERLRTVEENFVCALLRKQ, from the coding sequence GTGCTGGTTCCAAGCTCCCCGCAGGGCCGCCTGCCTCTTGTCGCTCTGCTGGCCGCCGCTGCCTGCATCACCGGGTTGGTGCAGGCCCCGGCCCAAGCCGCGGATGCCTCCGCCGACGACAACCGCTCAGGCTCACTGCGACGGCAGTTGCAGGAACTGACCACCGCGCCCGGCGGACCGCCCGGTGCGATTGCCGTCCTCAAGCGAGGGTCCCGCACCGAGGTCTACCGGGCCGGCGTTGCCAAATTCGGCACTGATCGTCCGATCAAGGCCACCGACCACATGCGCATCGCCAGTACGGCCAAGGCGTACAGCGGCGCGGTCGCCCTCAAACTCGTCGACTGCGGGAAGCTTCGCCTGAACGACACCATCGGCAAGGTTCTTCCCCGGCTGCCGCGTGCATGGCATCGCGTCACATTGCGGCAGCTCTTGCAGCACACCAGCGGACTCCCGGACTTCAGCATGGACCCGGAGTTTCTGGAGCTGGTGACCGAGGACCCGCGCCGCCACTTCGACTCCCGCCGGCTGCTGGACTTCGTGGCCGGTGAGCCGTTGGCCTTCCGCCCGGGGAGTCGGTACACCTACTCCAACTCCGACAACATCGCCGTGGCACTGATGGCGGAGGCAGTGACCGACCGCCCCTACGAAGACCTGCTCGCCGAGCTCGTGTACCGCCCGTTGGGTCTACGCAGCACCAGCCTGCCGCAGGGCTACCGGATGCCCAAGCCCTACATGCACGGCTACGACGTCACCCCTCCGAATCCGCCCGAGGACCTCAGCGAGGTGCTGAGTGCGTCAGGTGTGTGGGCGTCGGGCGGGATCATCTCGACACCGAAGGACATGACGGCCTTCATCCGCGGCTACGCCGGTGGAAAGCTGATCTCCGACCGGACACGCCATCAGCAGCGGAACTGGGTGAACGGCGCATCCGAACCCGCAGGTCCCGGCACGAACAAGGCCGGTCTGGCCATCTTCCGGTACGCCACCCGCTGCGGTGTGGTGTACGGCCACACGGGCAACTTCCCCGGTTACACGCAGCTGATCGCAGCCACCCCGGACGGCAAGCGGTCGCTGACCGTCTCCCTCACCACCCAGGTCAACAAGAAGAACAAGCCGAAACTCCTTGAGCGGCTGCGGACCGTGGAGGAGAACTTCGTCTGCGCGCTGCTGCGCAAGCAGTAG
- a CDS encoding MerR family transcriptional regulator has translation MHSSFMPPRQVKIGDAAAFAGSTPRAIRHYHEIGLLPEPERGGDDRRRYGYEDMIRLLWIRKMADAGIALDDIRDAFVTGTDSAGADSGDGIAGILEQLEESLAEQEAELRRQRTAVQRMRTEGSRMGLLSDFVTDRLKSLPDGSLRQADLDSLLVTERIFGPLGAAVQATRFVVLAMHPSLREDSDRIDGAEEALDDSVAVDDPRVAQVAVERHAFESALQAAIEESGLDKDDDALFDAWDTLHSATADDGEDEADLSSGRRKAGSMSAFEAIGKMPYDFSPARLRCMELAEELSAQDSPRT, from the coding sequence ATGCATTCGTCCTTCATGCCGCCTCGCCAGGTCAAGATCGGTGACGCGGCGGCCTTCGCGGGCAGCACGCCGCGGGCGATTCGCCACTACCACGAGATCGGCCTGCTCCCCGAGCCTGAGCGGGGCGGCGATGACCGTCGTCGCTACGGGTACGAGGACATGATCCGCCTGCTGTGGATTCGCAAGATGGCCGACGCCGGGATCGCCCTGGACGACATCCGTGACGCCTTTGTCACCGGCACGGATTCCGCCGGTGCGGACAGCGGAGACGGTATCGCGGGCATCCTGGAGCAGTTGGAGGAATCCCTCGCTGAACAGGAGGCCGAATTGCGGCGGCAGCGGACCGCCGTGCAGCGGATGCGCACCGAAGGCAGCCGGATGGGCCTGCTCTCCGACTTCGTCACCGACCGCCTCAAGAGCTTGCCCGATGGCTCCCTGCGTCAGGCGGACCTGGACAGTCTGCTGGTCACTGAGCGGATCTTCGGTCCGCTCGGCGCGGCCGTCCAGGCGACCCGCTTCGTCGTCCTGGCCATGCATCCCTCTCTGCGGGAGGATTCCGACCGGATCGATGGCGCCGAGGAGGCGCTCGATGACAGTGTCGCCGTCGATGATCCACGGGTGGCTCAAGTGGCCGTCGAGCGGCATGCCTTCGAAAGCGCCCTGCAGGCCGCCATCGAGGAGTCCGGCCTGGACAAGGACGACGATGCCCTCTTCGACGCCTGGGACACTTTGCACTCTGCCACCGCTGATGACGGCGAGGACGAGGCCGACCTCAGCTCCGGCAGGCGGAAGGCTGGCTCCATGAGCGCGTTCGAAGCCATTGGCAAGATGCCCTACGACTTCTCCCCGGCCCGCCTGCGCTGCATGGAACTGGCCGAAGAACTCTCCGCCCAAGACTCACCCCGTACCTAG
- a CDS encoding STAS domain-containing protein translates to MDRLAIRETLSGTPQFLTLVLVGELDVFNVSKLSDTVVRELEAGQRHLLIDLAGVTQCDNGSLYTLLGIRHAASHAGGSLALTAASECVQDALDRAGLRALLPFAGQQGDLDAER, encoded by the coding sequence ATGGATCGGTTGGCTATCAGGGAGACATTGTCCGGTACCCCACAGTTTCTCACCCTCGTGCTGGTCGGTGAGTTGGACGTTTTCAACGTGAGTAAGCTCAGTGACACCGTCGTCCGTGAACTCGAAGCAGGCCAGCGGCACCTGCTGATCGACCTCGCCGGGGTCACACAGTGCGACAACGGCAGCCTCTACACCCTCCTTGGTATCCGGCACGCCGCGAGCCACGCCGGGGGCAGCCTTGCGCTCACTGCGGCGAGCGAGTGCGTCCAGGATGCCCTGGACCGAGCTGGATTACGTGCGCTGTTGCCCTTCGCAGGGCAACAAGGGGACCTTGACGCCGAACGTTGA
- a CDS encoding pyridoxamine 5'-phosphate oxidase family protein, translating into MSPTAHTTAQRYPERVNYDRDAVYAILDEALAVHAGFATDDGPVVVPTLHMREVDQLLLHGSAFGRFMTTAAGGAPGRGERGAGPALGMKVRAGFARDQPKDDEIEAWVGYIPLTTTPGTPFPDAITGTRFIAPVYDPAVHCFRQNPCQAACRAHQHAAGCPSARCCAEGAA; encoded by the coding sequence GTGTCTCCGACCGCACACACCACGGCGCAGCGCTATCCCGAACGGGTCAACTACGACCGGGACGCCGTCTACGCGATCTTGGACGAGGCGCTCGCGGTCCATGCCGGGTTCGCCACCGACGACGGTCCGGTCGTCGTTCCCACTCTCCACATGCGCGAGGTCGACCAACTGCTGCTGCACGGCTCGGCCTTCGGCCGGTTCATGACCACCGCCGCTGGCGGCGCCCCGGGTCGTGGAGAGCGTGGTGCCGGGCCGGCTCTCGGGATGAAGGTACGTGCCGGGTTCGCCCGCGACCAGCCCAAGGACGACGAGATCGAGGCCTGGGTTGGTTACATCCCGCTGACCACCACTCCCGGCACGCCGTTCCCTGACGCCATCACCGGCACCCGCTTCATCGCACCTGTCTACGACCCGGCCGTGCACTGCTTCCGTCAGAACCCATGCCAGGCGGCCTGCCGGGCACACCAGCATGCTGCCGGTTGCCCGTCGGCGCGGTGCTGTGCAGAGGGAGCCGCCTGA